The Onychostoma macrolepis isolate SWU-2019 chromosome 20, ASM1243209v1, whole genome shotgun sequence nucleotide sequence TCATAGTTTCATTTGGTGTTTTGTGGCGAGGAATATGTTTAGGGCTGCAGCTAAcgattattgttattgttgacTAATGTcgattatttttcaattaatctatttattattttctaaactatctgtaaataataacagtaatttctgctattaatcttttaatattttattcaaatgttttctCATGattaacactttacaaaaaataaataacaaataaataaaaataacaataaataaaaaataagaagaaaagagaaataataacaataaataattaataaaaaataaaaatgaaagaaaataacaaataaataagaaaagagaaaaggtaatatttaattaaaaaaagaaaaaggaagcaAAAAGATAACAAGAAAGAAAGGGCAGTGATACAGTACAATCAATAGAAATGCACATTATGGCTGCATTCACAGTTACTGCTTGGGACTGACAACAGAgacttgaaatgttttatttattcagcagatTAAAACATCGGCTTGAATATTCGTATGAATGAACAGCTGCAGTCACAACCGCATTCAGGACACTAGAGCAACAGAATCAAAAATGgagtgccgttaattgtggccaatgtgtattagagaaaaacatttatttcataatgatatttcccccccattttaagttcttatccaatgaaaggttagatttttgtcaattttttaaataaaaggtcaaaaggattaacaatgcagattcatttccacagccgcctttgatcatatttaccaagggtgtcgatatttttggccatgactgtacatccTCACGCATTGATGTCATCAAATTTCAGTCCGTTTCTTATGCTTATCGCCCCTGCACCTTGTGTTCCCATTTTGGATATTTTCTGTGAAATTGCCTTGTagagtaattaaaaaaataaataaataaattctctttacttattccttcctttggtagtttgtatttatttgaacaatgcctgagacttggtgttgcaagcacttcgtctgtctgattgcctcttcaagatgaatcgctttatgtattccccaattgtaagtcgctttggataaaagcgtctgcaaaatgactaaatctaaatctaatgAAACACAAGGACATTAGATGATCATTTGTCCATCGGTATAGTTGATTGCAACAGTTTTTGAGATGGATATTGGTTGGTAACAATTGGTGGCTCTTAACAACTAGTCAGCTGTGGTCACCAGCTATTGCCAACCGAAGTTAATTTTGGATCTTCTGTAGTCTATAATCCATTGGGTCCACGAGCGTCTGGGCTGCTGCAGTGTTTGATTGTGGTTGTCAATGTGTTTGTGCAGGGATACAGCGGGGCAGGAACGGTTTCACACCATCACTACCTCTTACTACAGAGGGGCCATGGGAATCATGCTCGTATATGACATCACCAACGCCAAGAGCTTCGAAAACATCAGCAAATGGCTCAGAAATATTGATGAGGTCAGTCTTCACTCAACCTTACTGCACCCCTCAGACAACATCAGAATAGACAGTTATTCAAGGGATTGTGCTTTAAAGGCACAGTTcgctcaaaaattaaaatattgtcatcatttgctcaccaagtTTTCCCAAACCTGTGTGAATTTCCTTCGTCTATTGAtcttaaaacaataaatgatcttgtgtgttcaacagaagaaagaaattcatacaggtttgggaatgatgacaattttcatttttgtggttTGAATCTTAATTAGTTATACCCTAAAACCTACCTAAAACTTTACAGTTGACATACACAATAGtaaacaaaattgtatttatactTAAATTATCATATGTACTGTTATAGTTTCTGTTAAGATTTTGAAATAGATTGTTGTTGTAatctttttctttaaatgtctatgtaattttgtattacgttttagttattttattactgttaactaaaggaaaatgagaaatgttgccttggcagctagctggaatataaaactaaatatttttctttcaaatttctcattttcatttaaagttgAAGAACTAAAATAACTAGAATTAAGtcaactaaaaccataaaatatggttttagttaactctGGCTCAGTGATGTGTAAAATGAATATGACATGGGCTGAATAGGAAAATGTTGGCCAATAATTGACTGCCCAGAACACATTCTGCTCAAGTGAAACCATATTGAATGCAGTTTTCCTTTATCTTGCATAATATTGTTCATGGTTTTTGAGACATGAATTTGTATCCAAATACAGAGTTTGTCTGGACAAGCATCTTTTGACGTCAATGAAAAACAATTTGCGAAGTGTTTTCTCTTCCCTTTTAAAAGTTAATAAGCCCATTTATTTTACTAGCCTGACTATGCATGATCATATGGGTAGttgctttttattgttgtgtTGTTATAAATGGAACAGACCTGCGACCCATTTTTGAGTCGAGAACAGCTGGTGTAGGACTTTTGAAGTTCCAGTGCCGTAAAAACACCAACTTGGAGATACATAATCATGTAGTGAAACTGCTGACTGTTTGATTTTTAGTCTGATGATTCATGCAGAATTTCCCAACAATCAGCACTTTCAAGAGAATTCATATAACATGAGACTCCATGAGGGATGTGGTTGTGTGTTTGGTGGCCTATCGTACAAATCCAAGTTACTTGCACCACTGTTTCTTCTGTGACTTCTGAAGCCACTTTAATTAAGGCTGTCAGTCTGAACATCAGTAGTTTGTAAGAATGCATAGTCTCAAATGTGTGTATGTTGTTACAGCATGCTAATGAGGATGTGGAGAGGATGCTGCTAGGCAACAAGTGTGACATGGAGGACAAACGTGTCGTACCAAAAGCTAAGGGGGAACAGGTAAGAGACTGTGGATGGATTTTGAATTAGGATTAGGGCTGGGTTGAAAATATCGATTTTAATCGATTCTCATTTTGATGAACctatctgtatttttaagtcCCTAGAATTAATCTATGTTGTGTTCAGTTGATTCGTGAACAAAATGTAATGTAGCGTTATTTTTAGCACAACTCCCATTCAGTAAATTACAATAAGCGTTGTGCTTTGTTACGTATGCTGTGAAGCAGTGCGTCAGCTATGAAAATGTCAATTGTATTatgaattcaaacaataaataccgttttggtGCTCTTTAATGTTGCGCAACGTATCACTATATAGACATGGCATGTGAActtatctctttctctttactacCAGTTACTGCACCAAATatacatgaataaaaatcagAAGGTGTTGAAACAAACTATCAGTGTTTTAACCACAGAAAGATTTCAGcgaaacagcttgtaaacaatgttaTGTAACGATGCGTTTACATCAGAAAAGCCATTCAATGACCATAAACTCAATATTaagttttacttttactttacctattcagtaatattaatgtatgtttgaataaatccatAAAACAAGTTGACATCCACTGTTTAAATGTGtaacataattatataattcaaaatttcttataaaaattgctgtttaaatgtttgtttacagATTTACAGATAAGACTTTTTttccttggaaaaaaaaatttgacGTGTACTGTCCCTGACTTGCCTATACGTCTAAATTAATCGATGCTGAATCGAGattgaaattaaattgaatCACAATCAAATTGTAAAATTTGTCTCAATACCCAGCCCTAGTCAGGATGGGCAATTTGTCCACTAGTTGAGAcatttaagttgttttttttttttgtttttgtttttttcaatgttCTCTGAGTCAAATTATTTGTTGAATATTTGTCAGTTACTCTATTGAAGCACTTTGCTAAGTGTTCATATCTCTAAGAAACTTGTGTAATCATCCTCGACTGGCTCCATACATATTAGTTCAGGCCAGCAAACAACGAATATTCACTGTTCTTGTGCCGATCCTCAGATCGCGAGAGAACACGGGATTCGCTTCTTTGAGACGAGTGCAAAAGCCAACATCAACATCGAGAAGGCGTTCCTCACGTTAGCAGAAGACATTCTCAGAAAGGTGAGTTCGGGAATGACTGACTGATGACACCATTGGTATTGTGCTTAATGCTTTTAAGCAAAAACATTGCAGTGCAAAAGATCAGTGATTTCATGTCATTTGACTCATAAATACAGTCACAGCAGCTGATCTCTCTGGTTTATTAAATGCTTGGTTTGTTGCTTTTGGTTGTAGGGCTGTCGCGATTCGTCGATTTTATTCGACTattcgatttttaaaaaaaatcctcgACTTCATTTTGTTCGCGTCGACTAACCGGCAAAATTCTGGAAGTGGCACATTTCACGGACAAGAATACATAAAGCACATTATTAGAGTTTTCCAAGGCTGCGTGatatattaaacccatttaaaaatcataattaagcataattgtgaattcacaaacactacgatttaattaaataattatatgcgatgcagttctaatacagtatatgctctttaattatttgcatgtgtgtAGGCTACGTACGTGCATCACACAGCGGCAACGTTCACAGTAGCTCCACAGgaactgttatcatttacatgtgtggagcgacacaaactccatctctgcatgttgttgtgagtttgggtttattataacGCTCATCTGGGAATGCAACGTGCaccatttcatcagatttgtaaggtaaataatttataaatctacgcaaacacaggagaatacatcacggtttcaaaataaaagctcaaaccctCACTCTGAGTTTACAcgttttgatgtccacatattcatttaattacagcGGCTATAGCATTTCTGTCCTAAAGAAATGGCCAAAGATTAAGTagacatttgaattaaatggtgcttggtcaatattaaacaaggattagatcGCACAGTAATCGTCAGGCTGTTGGAGCCCCCTGCAGGCCTTTGTTGTAATGCATAATGTACATTAGTTCTATTGTTAATAATACATTGGATGTATTATAgcagttttgttcaataaaaccatatgatttcttgcttttgatactttatttgaactaattattaatgcatcattgctattatatatgtattttaagtaattttaaaggctAAAATATATCAATTTGTGGATATGTGTCATTctttgatttcagtgatttgAACTATGAAATGGACACTTGCTGCTTGAGCTCtatgttgcactttacttttgctttaaaaaaaggatttctttgaaatttgaatttcatttggtttaataaaatattcttaagtaaaattgttGATTTGTTTGTGGGAAATTAATCGTTTAGATTAATTGATCAATTAGTCCATAGATTAATCGAAATAAAAAGTGCAGCCCTACTTTGGTGTTCACTTTTCTATATAATACTCCATTTCTAATGGTGGCACAGAGAATAAATGAGTCTGTATGGGTTTTTTCTGAATTATAATGCAACAAGACGCATTCAACTCACTGAATCGCTTTGAACTCACTGAATCGCAAATGCCCCAAAGCCCCATTAATGTTTCCATTCCCATCTTAATATGTAGAGACAGTGTAAGTAAATCATTCATAGCTGGATTCTGGAATAGGGGGGTGTGATATTGACAGAAAATGATATCTTGGGAAAtatattgtgaattttttttttttttttttttaataacgaTTATTTTCTGAGTGTGTTCTTATGCTGGCACTTTGGTGCTTTAGGCCTGTCATGAATAAATATGACACTAaaaccagtaggtggcggcaagtcccttcattcattcaaacgattcgtttaAAATGGCTGATTCGTTTAGAAACGAgtcaagtgactgtctttatgaatggatcattgaatcattgactcaaatgattcattcagaaacgaaaCACTGCAGTGTTGCTCTGAGATACACAAATGTTCTGCTTTGGCTTTGATTGGAACTATTTTTCATTGacaatatagaaaatattgtctaaattgTAACTCACTCAATATTAACTTgtttgctgttctgttgtatAAAATGAATATCTCAATTGCAGTTGCACTCAcaatgtatatttttgaaaaccacactgttgcttgtgtgatattacttaaccatataaatataaagacaaaaaCCCATACATTTGCTTTCTATATCTGGAATTATAGAGGCATTcggttatactttattttaaggtgtgcTTGTCAcagtgtaatattaattaactacatgtacttactatagggTTAGGGATAGGatgagggtttggtttagggttaattgcatgtaattatgcctaatgtattgttattataacagtaagtacatgtaacatatGTAACAaggagaccttaaaataaagtgttaccaggcAGTTTAATAGGCTTCATCATGCAGTGAATGCTTTTGGACTTTcaagatgtgtttttgtttgtgttttatgcaAAGTGAGTGacatactcgataatgtcagaTCACatattgttaaaacaacaattacgatattatcgcacacccctaatgaACACTGTGGCTCTATCAAAACACTGCTCAACCGCAGCAGTGACTCAACCAGTGGTGTGAGTTTGGCACCAGAAAACGATCAAAACAAACCCAAAATGTGACGTTTGCGAATCCAAAATGTTTGTTAATATCTATTTTGTGTTGGGTTTTTTTCCACAGACGCCCGTAAAAGAGCCCAACAGTGAAAACGTGGACATCAGCACTGGCGGTGGAGTCACAGGATGGAAGACCAAGTGCTGCAGTTGAACTGACACACACAGTTACTCACACactttacacaaacacacacacacgcacacaatcTGTTCTTCTatatccctctctctctctctctctctctctcatattcACTCATCCCTCATTTCTGTCTAACACTCTTCCGTTCTGTCCTTCTCACGGGATTCTCCGTAAAACACATCTCTAACGTTTCTCACACTCACGACTGCTtgctgacatttttatttctgaaaaaaaaaaacaacaaaaaaaaaaacaaatgtaaagaGAGAGTCATTTCATGTTTCTTCTTACTtacttattttaaagtttaaagaaagaaagaaatgaatttaaacaaaaagCACATTCACCACTACATAGAGACCGTCAGTGGACCTGGAGACGCTGTCCGTCGGCACAGAGGAGCGGCGTAGCGTTTTAGACAAGACTTTGTCCAGTGTTTTGGGGTTAGTGTTGTGTGTTAGTGTGAGAGATCTTCTCTAGCTGGgtttttttgttctttgatttgatttctttCGTCCGGTGCCTTAATGTAGAGCCATAGAGCTCACcccccccaaacacacacatttaaacatCACTTTTCTGTAACAgttatgcacacacatacacatacacacacacacacacacacacacacacacacacacaggtcctCTCCTCTCTGCTTGACCCGCTAACTCAACCCAACACGCCCGAGTGGAACCATCCGGATTCAACCTGTTTGCTCAGAAGAGAATggcattatatatattttttgttttttaaatttagtttatttttcagaatgacttgttttatgaatctcctctgtatgttttttttgttttttgttttgttttccttcaCTCAGTTACTCGTTCCCTCCTGCATGCTGGTTTCTTTGGGTTTTTTGGGGTCTTTTGTAAGTTTTGCCATGTTTGTAATTCACAGGAAGTATCTCTTCTAGTCCAGACACGTGTCAGGGAGGGGAGCGTTCTCTTTGGAAATTCAAACGATTTTGCAGATCCATTAAAAATAAGCTTGTTTAAGTTACATGTTGGTCTTGGTTATTGAAGCATGGACAGTTTGtagttgtgtgtgtgcgtgtgtttgtgtgttttaaaaagttttaactCCCTCTTCCACAAATTAAGGccttaaaatgtcttaagagcaagcagaaagtcttaaattcataaagtcatggcATTAAAGGTTGCTtgcattgcaaaaaaatttttggaattattattttattattatttgtttttcccTGATTCAAATATCTAatcatccttaaatcaagatgcatttccttgagatgcaaaataaagaagtcttgttttctgagaaactgaacaaaattaagtgagtttatgcttaaaacaagaatgAATATGTCAGTGTAGAATTAAAGCTcattttccctttgaattaagtagTTTTTTCTGAGCCCACTGGAagatatttgttgttttaatcaaaTTCGCTTCAGTTCCTCAGACAAgacttattttatgtaattactTCTCAGATAAATGTATTTTGCTTTAAGAATCTTTAGATATTTGCACCAAAATGAGACAAACATACTGATgcagaacacttttttttttttttttttttaataaactgatccgtttttttgtttgtttttttttttcctaaagttttttttctttttctttctataTTCTAGTTTTCTTGAGCAGAGCTATTCAAGCCttaagtttgtgtgtgtttgtgtaaaatgaattaaaaagtaatcttcagaaagatttttggaagttgtattttcaaattTTGAAGTGGTGCTAATACAAGACATTTCAATTTAGAGACCATACTGTGTTACTGTGCGGCATAAGCACCTGAAAAAGCACTCATCTGTACGTTTTGAgaagttaaaatgtatttcaaaacattttcatttaattaattcgTTAAGTATTTATTCCTTCTAATCTGATAACATTCAGTTCTGAGGATGCGCAAGTAATTTTTGGAATATAAGTATTTCAGAATTACAATTGCAGTAATATAGCTAAAAACTTATCTAATATGCATTGCTGTTTAAGTTTTGATTCttagatttttgaaaattgggACTGATTTTAAATTAGACCAGATTGCTTGTAATTAATCAAAATCCTGTTATGAGAACGTGACTGTAGCGTGCATCTGTGCCGTGTGTTTCTGTCTCCTCCTGTTGGTTGATGGCAAAATTACACAAATCAGAACGGAATATTGTGGGAAAACTTGTAGTCTAAAACATGTCTTAAATCCACTGTCTGTATTATAATTCTTATCGCTCGTCACCAAATGCTTCTAATATTTTAGCAGTGTTTTAGGGTAAAAACAAGCCGTTGATGTGTCATGTGTCTGTCGACTATTTGTTAATGGTCTGCTCACGCATCACTGataaaacactttttcttttaatttacttaaaattatgTTGagataaaatataacataacttttttttaagtaggCCTATTGTAAATaggatttattaataatatttttacgtTTAGTAAATAGGAGTGGCCTTATGTCTCATACGGGACGAATGAGACAGGAGTTAATAACTGTGCAAAATACACAGGGCCTGTAATAAAAGCAGCATATACAATTAGCATATGCATAATATTAAGACGACTGGTagcctaatgattttttttcttaagttaTCCCAAGCTGTACAATATTGTATTCTCTAGGACATTCCCTTTGTCGCTGCGTTctctataaaattaaaacaattgcAGTTTGGACAAGTTATAGGCTAAAAGTTTTAATAAGAtgcatgattattattatttttttaatcagaaattTTAACAGATAGACTGTTTAGGCTTCCTGTTATACAGTGTGTATAGcctactgtgtttatttacactCTTGTTAATTTTTGTAGCACGTTTTCCGCTTCCGGTTATGTTGTGTTGCGGAGAGTGTGAATTTAAATTAGCCTGAATGATAGCCTACATTAACTAATCTAAAACATGAATGAATCTCACAGTGACAGATAAAGTCACGTTTATATATGATAGGCCTATATTGTGAAAGTAttataatgcatataaatatatgaacGGCACAATTAGCCTATAAACggattataaatgtgtttattaccTATTAGATTTCGAGGTTTGTCCTTTGTAGATGTTGATCATACACACCACACGATGG carries:
- the rab10 gene encoding ras-related protein Rab-10, which codes for MAKKTYDLLFKLLLIGDSGVGKTCVLFRFSDDAFNTTFISTIGIDFKIKTVELQGKKIKLQIWDTAGQERFHTITTSYYRGAMGIMLVYDITNAKSFENISKWLRNIDEHANEDVERMLLGNKCDMEDKRVVPKAKGEQIAREHGIRFFETSAKANINIEKAFLTLAEDILRKTPVKEPNSENVDISTGGGVTGWKTKCCS